Proteins from a genomic interval of Quercus robur chromosome 9, dhQueRobu3.1, whole genome shotgun sequence:
- the LOC126700782 gene encoding uncharacterized protein LOC126700782: MNTENESEKSSAEIAVALLWKYVTRLEKASVGGGNVSFKCNYCEKTFKGSYSRVKAHLLKLPKFGIQVCAKVGDEYHDEMEKLEHAFEESSRRLKKPKLVTLPTDSPTSLNLGSRESSTAISHPIFPKKKGVVNSPLERAFNNQCQEQLDSLIARTFYSAGLPFHFTKNPYWIEMIKFAANNNLVGYIPPGYNKLRTTLLQKEMAHIKKLLRSIKDTWKEKSLSIVSDGWTDAQKRPLINFMVTSQKGPLFIKSIDGTKEYKDKHFIADLLLKVIGEVGHQHVVQIITDNVSVMKVAGSIVEAEYPHIFWSPCVVHTLNLALKNICAPKYSL; the protein is encoded by the coding sequence ATGAATACTGAAAATGAAAGTGAGAAATCATCAGCTGAGATAGCTGTTGCTCTTCTATGGAAATATGTTACTAGGTTAGAAAAAGCAAGTGTTGGTGGTGGGAATGTTTCTTTCAAATgtaattattgtgaaaaaactTTCAAGGGGTCTTATTCAAGGGTGAAGGCACACTTGTTAAAACTACCTAAGTTTGGAATACAAGTATGTGCCAAGGTTGGAGATGAGTATCATGATGAAATGGAGAAATTAGAACATGCGTTTGAGGAATCTTCACGTAGATTGAAGAAGCCTAAGCTAGTGACTTTACCAACTGATTCTCCTACTAGTCTTAATTTGGGTAGTAGGGAAAGTAGTACAGCTATAAGTCATcccatttttccaaaaaaaaaaggggttgtGAATTCTCCTTTGGAGAGGGCTTTTAACAATCAATGTCAAGAGCAATTAGATTCTCTTATTGCTAGGACATTTTATTCTGCTGGTTTACCTTTTCACTTTACTAAGAACCCGTATTGGATTGAGATGATCAAGTTTGCAGCTAATAATAATTTAGTGGGCTATATTCCTCCGGGTTACAATAAATTAAGAACAACTTTGTTGCAAAAAGAGATGGCACATATTAAGAAGTTGTTGAGGTCAATTAAAGACACTTGGAAAGAAAAGAGTTTAAGCATTGTAAGTGATGGGTGGACAGATGCACAAAAAAGGCCACTTATCAATTTTATGGTTACATCACAGAAAGGGCCACTTTTTATCAAATCTATTGATGGTACCAAAGAGTACAAAGACAAGCACTTCATTGCTGACTTGCTTCTAAAGGTCATTGGTGAGGTTGGGCATCAACATGTTGTCCAAATTATTACTGATAATGTGTCTGTTATGAAGGTTGCAGGATCTATTGTTGAAGCTGAATATCCTCATATATTTTGGTCACCTTGTGTTGTGCATACCCTCAATTTGGCTTTGAAGAATATATGTGCACCTAAGTACTCTTTGTAG
- the LOC126699562 gene encoding uncharacterized protein LOC126699562, which yields MVHSMSLVSTGLIKFGSSPQTRVSCGKYGTFSLRYSPRLLRIQAVQENGGPRRLVDIIRVVPELSRNYFRSPSRRALFGGISLLGGFYVAQTISLSFGALGVNDVIAAVVCVLLTEYATKFYYSRPKFCCEAKSMLEHRKSGALFASMLSFGGQYRLSSTPTYFNMDCNVTRLFRKYGFYEYP from the exons ATGGTGCACTCTATGAGTCTAGTTTCTACAGGCCTAATTAAATTTGGGTCAAGTCCTCAAACCAGAGTTTCATGTGGGAAATATGGAACGTTTAGCTTGAGATACTCACCCAGGCTTCTTCGTATCCAGGCTGTACAAGAGAATGGAGGGCCTCGAAGACTAGTTGACATTATCAGAGTTGTGCCAGAGCTCTCAAGGAATTATTTTCGAAGTCCTTCTCGAAGAGCTCTCTTTGGGGGAATCTCTTTGTTGGGTGGCTTTTATGTTGCACAGACAATTTCTCTGTCTTTTGGAGCTTTAGGAGTAAATGATGTTATTGCTGCAGTTGTATGTGTTCTCCTCACAGAGTATGCGACAAAATTCTATTACAGCCGGCCAAAG TTCTGCTGTGAAGCAAAGTCAATGTTGGAACACAGAAAATCAGGAGCACTCTTTGCTAGCATGTTATCTTTTGGCGGTCAATACAGATTATCCAGTACGCCAACATATTTTAACATGGATTGTAATGTCACGCGGTTGTTTAGGAAGTATGGTTTTTATGAGTATCCTTGA